One window from the genome of Candidatus Chlorohelix allophototropha encodes:
- the coaBC gene encoding bifunctional phosphopantothenoylcysteine decarboxylase/phosphopantothenate--cysteine ligase CoaBC, with amino-acid sequence MTLKDRNILLGVSGGIAAYKVAQLARDLTKEGAKVDVVMTEAATRFVTPLTFQALTHRKVYTDLWQEWTEEEKGHVTLAHRAELAVIAPATADIIARLAQGLANDILTTSILGCTAPLIIVPAMESNMYQHPATQQNLATLRERGAFILEPGVGMLASGASGVGRMPEPEEILGYIRLALGKNSGDLIGKRLIITAGGTQEPLDPVRYLGNRSSGQMGYALAQAALERGADVTLISGPVNLKPPVGCKFVSVKTAREMEAAVQRALFEDELPADVLVMAAAVADFRPVTSSDHKIKKDKTAPTIELTLNPDILGGLKDAPGLEKLLRVGFAAETDDLHANAEKKLNNKNLDMIVANEAVSSIGHSDNQVTLIERGGIITEFERKPKRAVAELILDKVVELLAKKTA; translated from the coding sequence ATGACCCTGAAAGACAGAAACATTTTGCTGGGCGTTTCCGGCGGAATCGCGGCTTATAAGGTGGCGCAACTCGCCCGCGACCTCACTAAAGAGGGGGCAAAGGTGGATGTGGTAATGACCGAAGCCGCCACCCGTTTTGTTACTCCGCTTACCTTCCAAGCGTTGACCCATCGCAAGGTTTATACCGATTTGTGGCAGGAATGGACGGAGGAGGAAAAGGGGCATGTGACGTTGGCTCACCGGGCGGAACTGGCGGTTATTGCGCCCGCTACTGCCGATATAATTGCGCGGTTAGCGCAAGGGCTGGCGAACGATATTCTGACTACTTCCATACTAGGCTGCACTGCCCCGCTGATAATTGTCCCGGCGATGGAGAGCAATATGTATCAGCACCCTGCCACTCAGCAGAATCTTGCCACTCTTAGGGAACGCGGCGCGTTTATCCTTGAACCGGGGGTAGGGATGCTGGCGAGTGGGGCAAGTGGGGTTGGGCGGATGCCAGAGCCGGAGGAGATTTTGGGCTATATCAGGCTGGCGTTGGGGAAAAACTCCGGCGATTTGATAGGCAAGCGCCTTATTATTACGGCAGGCGGGACGCAAGAACCGTTAGACCCGGTGCGTTATCTGGGCAATCGCAGCAGCGGGCAAATGGGTTACGCGCTGGCGCAGGCAGCGTTGGAACGGGGCGCAGATGTCACGCTCATAAGCGGGCCAGTGAATCTGAAACCCCCGGTGGGTTGCAAGTTCGTTAGCGTAAAAACCGCCCGTGAGATGGAAGCAGCGGTGCAACGCGCTCTTTTTGAGGACGAATTGCCTGCTGATGTGTTGGTGATGGCAGCGGCGGTAGCAGATTTTCGCCCGGTGACTTCTAGCGACCACAAAATAAAGAAGGATAAAACTGCACCCACGATTGAGCTAACCCTAAATCCTGATATTCTGGGTGGCTTGAAAGACGCGCCCGGTCTGGAGAAACTGTTGCGGGTGGGCTTTGCCGCCGAAACGGATGATTTGCATGCCAATGCTGAGAAGAAGTTGAATAATAAGAATCTGGATATGATTGTGGCGAATGAAGCGGTGAGTAGCATCGGGCACAGCGATAATCAGGTGACGTTGATTGAACGCGGCGGGATAATTACCGAGTTTGAGCGCAAGCCCAAACGGGCAGTGGCAGAGTTAATTCTCGATAAGGTGGTGGAACTGCTGGCAAAGAAGACAGCATAA
- the vorB gene encoding 3-methyl-2-oxobutanoate dehydrogenase subunit VorB, protein MVKELWKGNEAIAEAAVRAGMEAYFGYPITPQTELLEYLSRRMPELGRVFIQAESELAAINMVYGAAVAGAYTMTSSSSPGMSLMQEGLSYIAASNVPCVIVDMMRGGPGLGNLGASQADYFQLTKGGGHGDYRPIVYAPNSVQEAVDITYRAFEIAEKYRTIVIIAGDGNIGQIMEPAEMPPMKTLEKKDKGWELTGAKGRARRWITSLYLQTEELEAENLRLREKEALIRENEVCYEERWTEHAELLVVAFGSAARGAWSAVKEARERGIMAGFFRPISLSPFPYTRLEELSQHVKEILVVECNAGQMVEDVRLAVGSQAMVKFYGRMGGTVPLPDEILTEIITYETTSAYRVTAQPEMPELALMA, encoded by the coding sequence ATGGTTAAAGAACTCTGGAAGGGGAATGAGGCAATCGCGGAAGCGGCAGTGCGCGCCGGTATGGAAGCTTATTTTGGCTATCCAATCACTCCCCAAACCGAATTACTGGAATATTTATCGCGCCGTATGCCCGAACTGGGACGGGTCTTTATTCAGGCGGAAAGCGAACTGGCAGCCATTAATATGGTGTATGGGGCGGCAGTGGCAGGTGCCTATACCATGACTTCGTCTTCTAGCCCCGGCATGTCTTTGATGCAGGAAGGCTTATCCTATATAGCAGCCTCAAATGTACCCTGCGTGATTGTCGATATGATGCGAGGTGGTCCCGGTCTTGGCAATTTGGGCGCATCGCAAGCCGATTATTTTCAGCTTACCAAAGGGGGCGGGCATGGCGATTATCGCCCGATTGTGTACGCGCCCAACTCAGTGCAAGAAGCAGTTGACATAACTTATAGAGCTTTTGAAATTGCCGAAAAATATCGCACTATCGTGATAATTGCGGGGGATGGCAATATCGGGCAGATAATGGAACCCGCCGAGATGCCTCCGATGAAAACGCTGGAGAAGAAGGACAAAGGTTGGGAACTAACCGGAGCTAAAGGGCGCGCGCGCCGATGGATTACTTCTCTTTATCTGCAAACCGAAGAACTGGAAGCTGAAAACCTGCGTTTGCGGGAGAAGGAAGCCCTGATTCGGGAAAATGAAGTGTGCTATGAGGAACGTTGGACTGAACATGCTGAGTTATTGGTGGTAGCGTTTGGTTCGGCAGCGCGTGGCGCGTGGTCGGCAGTTAAGGAAGCGCGCGAACGTGGGATAATGGCGGGCTTCTTCCGCCCGATTTCCCTTTCGCCTTTTCCTTATACACGTTTGGAAGAACTGTCGCAGCATGTCAAAGAAATACTGGTGGTGGAGTGTAACGCCGGGCAGATGGTTGAGGATGTGCGCTTGGCGGTAGGCTCGCAGGCGATGGTTAAATTCTACGGTAGGATGGGCGGGACTGTGCCGCTGCCCGATGAAATTCTGACCGAGATAATAACCTATGAAACAACATCGGCTTACCGGGTTACGGCTCAACCTGAAATGCCAGAACTGGCATTAATGGCATAG
- a CDS encoding 2-oxoacid:acceptor oxidoreductase family protein, whose amino-acid sequence MHEEIILSGFGGQGVLFAGQLLAYAALAEERHVTWIPSYGPEMRGGTAHCTVCISDEEIGSPLVRHPSAVLLMNPPSFQRYMPLVRPGGLLVLDEGMISERSNRDDIHEVAIPAKAIAAELGFDQIANLVLLGALVAATGVVKFETLDKVLEEHLSLRHQDALVSNRLALRRGAEYSLPLSLK is encoded by the coding sequence ATGCATGAAGAGATTATACTTTCAGGTTTCGGGGGGCAAGGCGTTCTGTTTGCCGGGCAGTTGCTGGCATATGCCGCGCTGGCGGAAGAGCGCCACGTAACTTGGATTCCATCCTACGGACCGGAAATGCGCGGCGGAACGGCGCATTGCACCGTTTGTATATCCGATGAGGAGATAGGCTCGCCGTTGGTACGCCATCCTTCTGCGGTATTACTAATGAACCCGCCTTCGTTCCAGCGTTACATGCCACTGGTTAGACCGGGCGGTTTGCTTGTGTTGGATGAGGGCATGATTTCTGAACGCTCTAATCGCGATGATATTCATGAGGTGGCGATTCCGGCTAAAGCTATTGCCGCAGAGCTAGGCTTTGACCAAATTGCCAACCTTGTTTTGCTGGGGGCGTTGGTGGCAGCTACTGGCGTGGTTAAATTTGAAACGCTGGATAAGGTGTTGGAAGAACACCTGAGTCTGCGCCACCAAGATGCGTTGGTTTCTAACCGACTCGCGCTTCGGCGTGGCGCGGAATACAGCCTTCCGCTAAGTTTGAAATAA
- the mfd gene encoding transcription-repair coupling factor: MSLNLAGLLPLITDTASFKRLVAELSAGNARVKVGGLSMAARPFFYAALQVYLKRPLLVIAARPAQARVLAEQISIYSQTPKSVLNWHTPDTMPYERIGLDPDISAGRLATLSALHYSNMQELAQLVVVSSAKALMLPTISPADFQSASFTLKKGQRIELNQLLRQLVRIGYNAESLVERPGQFSKRGGILDLFPSTATDPVRLELFGDEIESIRLFDTASQRSREQIEQFGINPPGEVPLWRSASVLEQLANIEIGELRSEVKEEWQRILSRLEEGDYFEGVEQFMPYFGENGQISNLTHHLPNGTLVIMDGEAQFEFAVEELVGQAESLRAEFERQGEMPIGLLRPYFNRAELESCVTAFTQLSVERADEADDRLFETARPIYTPTPATFSTNLDNFRNPPEYAGQTERLVEDTAEYLKTGQRVIIVSQQAERLLEQFEDHDLFPVLQKKGSANTLTAMPSPGSFNLLAGGLLSGWRAPELGAVVLTDREIYGWSKQVRRGTERAEGTRRTQSQREAFLRELKPGDYVVHVEHGIARYEGLVTFKPEGGQPGAVEREFLFLKYAENDKLYVPIEQVDRVLPFSSPGLAHPTLHRLGSGEWTRTKRKVRSAVEDIAKELLELYSQRAIRQRTPYSIDNSWQREMEDAFPYTETPDQLRAINDMKSDMESEHPMDRLICGDVGYGKTEVALRGAFKAVVDGKQVAVLVPTTILAQQHYQTFKQRLAGFPTNIEVLSRFRSKKEQDMVVERLRRGEVDIVIGTHRLLQKDIAIKNLGLLVIDEEQRFGVKHKERLKQLKHEVDVLTLSATPIPRTLYMSLTGVRDMSVIETPPEARLPVKTYVTAYNDSIVREVILRELERGGQVFFVHNRVQSIAQVAHHLKELVPHARIIVGHGQMEEHELERMMLDFTSGEADVLVCTTIIESGLDIPNANTLIIDNAIMYGLAQLYQLRGRVGRGANRGYAYFLYKPGTVMTEEAQKRLDTMLETQELGAGFKIAMRDLEIRGAGNLLGAEQSGHISAVGFELYVRLLEEAIEEAKGSEVRPIEALVDAPTVSLALPLPAFLPEEYVQDQAIRLDMYRKLAAPLKSSTQIRELMREMEERFGALPEPARNLIYLLDIKVLAIRAGIESIIEQEGEIFLRWSAPTLETEMRRKVSKQAQANTKPHPTGRANVDPRRLMKEFGEALRISPNQIRLNTRILKNNWQTRLKELLEELTG; encoded by the coding sequence GTGTCACTAAATCTGGCGGGTCTTTTACCCTTAATTACCGATACAGCCTCGTTCAAGCGTCTCGTTGCCGAATTGTCCGCTGGAAACGCGCGGGTAAAAGTGGGCGGGCTTAGTATGGCAGCCCGCCCCTTTTTCTATGCCGCTCTGCAAGTGTATCTCAAACGCCCATTACTGGTCATCGCGGCACGCCCGGCGCAAGCGCGTGTGCTGGCAGAACAGATTTCGATTTACAGCCAAACTCCTAAAAGCGTTTTAAATTGGCACACGCCCGATACTATGCCCTACGAACGCATCGGGCTTGACCCCGACATCAGCGCAGGCAGGCTCGCTACCCTTTCCGCGCTGCATTACTCAAACATGCAAGAACTGGCGCAACTTGTGGTGGTGAGCAGCGCCAAAGCCCTGATGCTACCTACGATTTCGCCTGCCGATTTCCAAAGCGCCAGCTTTACTCTCAAAAAAGGGCAACGTATAGAGCTTAATCAGCTATTGCGGCAACTGGTACGCATAGGCTATAACGCCGAGTCGCTGGTAGAACGCCCCGGACAATTCTCGAAACGAGGCGGCATCCTCGATCTTTTTCCCAGCACAGCCACCGACCCAGTGCGGCTTGAGCTTTTCGGTGACGAGATTGAAAGTATACGCTTGTTTGATACTGCCAGCCAGCGTAGCCGTGAACAAATAGAGCAGTTTGGTATAAACCCACCCGGTGAAGTACCACTGTGGCGTTCAGCTTCGGTTCTTGAGCAGCTTGCGAATATTGAGATTGGGGAGTTACGCAGCGAAGTAAAAGAGGAATGGCAGCGCATCCTTAGCCGTCTCGAAGAGGGCGACTATTTCGAAGGTGTCGAGCAGTTTATGCCCTATTTCGGCGAGAACGGGCAAATCAGCAACCTCACGCATCACTTACCGAACGGCACATTGGTAATAATGGACGGCGAAGCTCAATTTGAGTTTGCGGTGGAAGAACTTGTGGGACAGGCTGAATCTTTACGCGCCGAATTCGAGCGACAGGGTGAAATGCCCATCGGGTTATTGCGTCCCTACTTTAATCGCGCCGAATTGGAAAGTTGCGTGACCGCTTTCACCCAACTAAGCGTAGAGCGTGCCGATGAAGCGGATGATCGCCTTTTTGAAACAGCGCGTCCTATCTATACTCCTACGCCTGCCACCTTTTCAACCAATCTGGATAATTTCCGCAATCCACCCGAATATGCCGGACAAACCGAGCGTTTGGTGGAAGATACCGCTGAATATCTCAAAACCGGGCAGCGCGTGATTATTGTTAGTCAGCAAGCCGAACGCCTACTCGAACAATTCGAAGATCATGACCTGTTTCCGGTGCTACAAAAGAAAGGTAGCGCAAACACCCTCACCGCTATGCCTTCACCCGGCTCTTTTAATTTGTTGGCGGGCGGGTTGCTATCAGGTTGGCGCGCCCCCGAACTAGGCGCGGTGGTACTAACCGATCGTGAGATATACGGCTGGAGCAAGCAAGTTCGGCGCGGCACCGAAAGAGCCGAAGGCACACGGCGCACGCAGAGTCAGCGCGAAGCATTCCTGCGCGAACTCAAGCCCGGCGATTACGTGGTGCATGTTGAGCATGGCATCGCTCGCTACGAAGGGCTGGTAACTTTCAAGCCGGAAGGGGGACAACCCGGCGCGGTGGAACGCGAGTTCTTGTTCCTAAAATATGCCGAAAACGATAAACTCTACGTACCTATCGAGCAAGTTGACCGGGTTTTGCCCTTTAGCTCGCCCGGACTGGCACATCCCACCTTACACCGTTTGGGCAGCGGTGAGTGGACTCGCACCAAACGCAAGGTGCGTAGCGCGGTAGAGGACATCGCCAAAGAATTGCTGGAACTCTACAGCCAACGCGCCATTCGCCAGCGCACCCCCTATTCCATTGATAACTCGTGGCAGCGCGAGATGGAGGATGCCTTCCCCTACACCGAAACGCCCGATCAGTTACGTGCCATTAACGATATGAAATCGGACATGGAATCCGAGCATCCGATGGATCGCCTCATCTGCGGGGATGTGGGCTATGGCAAAACGGAAGTAGCTTTGCGGGGCGCGTTCAAGGCGGTGGTGGACGGCAAACAGGTGGCGGTACTAGTGCCTACCACTATTCTGGCGCAACAGCACTACCAAACTTTCAAGCAACGCCTTGCCGGATTCCCCACCAACATCGAGGTGCTCTCACGCTTCCGCAGCAAAAAAGAGCAAGATATGGTGGTGGAAAGGTTGCGACGCGGCGAAGTGGACATCGTAATCGGCACACATCGCCTATTGCAAAAAGACATCGCCATTAAAAATCTTGGCTTGCTGGTGATAGACGAAGAACAGCGTTTTGGGGTCAAGCATAAGGAAAGGCTCAAACAACTCAAGCACGAGGTGGATGTGTTGACCCTCTCCGCCACGCCGATTCCGCGCACCCTTTACATGTCCCTCACGGGCGTTCGCGATATGAGCGTAATCGAAACGCCCCCCGAAGCGCGACTGCCCGTAAAAACCTATGTCACCGCTTATAACGATTCGATAGTGCGCGAAGTGATTTTGCGCGAACTCGAACGCGGGGGACAGGTCTTTTTTGTGCATAATCGGGTGCAATCCATCGCGCAAGTAGCACACCATCTCAAGGAACTTGTGCCTCACGCCCGCATTATCGTTGGTCACGGGCAAATGGAAGAGCATGAACTAGAGCGGATGATGCTAGATTTTACCAGCGGCGAAGCGGATGTGCTGGTGTGTACCACCATTATCGAGTCGGGGTTGGATATTCCGAACGCCAACACCCTTATAATTGATAATGCCATCATGTACGGTCTTGCCCAACTTTACCAGCTTAGAGGACGAGTGGGACGCGGCGCGAACCGGGGTTATGCCTACTTTCTCTACAAACCCGGCACTGTTATGACCGAAGAGGCACAGAAGCGTCTCGATACCATGCTGGAAACGCAAGAGTTAGGGGCAGGCTTTAAAATCGCTATGCGCGACCTTGAAATACGAGGCGCAGGCAACCTGCTCGGTGCAGAACAGAGCGGGCATATCAGTGCGGTAGGCTTCGAGCTTTACGTGCGATTGCTGGAAGAAGCAATCGAGGAGGCGAAAGGTTCAGAAGTGCGCCCGATCGAGGCGCTGGTGGATGCGCCCACCGTTTCGCTGGCGCTGCCACTCCCTGCTTTCCTTCCCGAAGAGTATGTGCAAGACCAAGCCATACGCCTCGATATGTATCGTAAATTGGCGGCACCGCTCAAATCCTCAACCCAAATTCGCGAGCTTATGCGCGAAATGGAGGAGCGTTTCGGCGCATTGCCCGAACCCGCCCGAAACCTCATCTACCTACTCGACATCAAAGTGTTGGCAATTAGGGCTGGCATCGAAAGTATCATCGAGCAAGAAGGCGAAATCTTCTTGCGCTGGTCTGCCCCAACTCTTGAAACAGAAATGCGTCGTAAGGTGTCAAAACAAGCACAGGCAAATACGAAGCCTCATCCCACCGGGCGCGCTAATGTTGACCCGCGCCGCCTGATGAAAGAATTTGGGGAGGCATTGCGGATTAGCCCGAATCAGATACGGTTGAATACCCGTATTCTTAAAAATAATTGGCAAACTCGTTTGAAAGAACTTTTGGAAGAATTAACCGGCTAA
- a CDS encoding ATP-binding protein, with product MRGTIVIDENRCKGCSLCTTVCPKEIIHIADCITPRGYHPAHLVDPQNLCTGCLLCSTICPDTAITVYRESARKQSAAALVS from the coding sequence ATGCGCGGGACAATCGTCATTGACGAAAACAGGTGTAAAGGCTGTTCGCTTTGCACTACCGTCTGTCCCAAAGAGATAATCCATATAGCGGATTGCATTACTCCGCGTGGTTATCACCCCGCTCATCTGGTAGACCCACAGAATCTTTGCACCGGATGTCTGCTTTGTTCCACTATATGCCCTGATACTGCAATAACCGTTTATCGCGAAAGCGCCCGAAAACAGAGCGCCGCGGCTTTAGTTTCCTGA
- a CDS encoding thiamine pyrophosphate-dependent enzyme, with protein sequence MSTDTLQVVYQRPDALTPALTHYCPGCTHGVIHRLVAEVLDELEIRDKTIGVASVGCSVFAYNYFNTDFAQAPHGRAPAMATGIKRVHPDSVVFTYQGDGDLASIGIAEIIHAAARGENITVIFVNNAVYGMTGGQMAPTTLPGMRTTSSTLGRNVATMGYPLRVSELLANLEGVSYVVRRSVHDPGNINKTKKAIKTAFKAQLMGKGLALVEILSSCPVNWGIEPPDALKFIKEKMIPYFPLGDFKVADELKALE encoded by the coding sequence ATGTCAACCGATACTTTACAGGTTGTGTACCAAAGACCGGACGCACTGACACCAGCCCTGACCCATTATTGCCCCGGTTGCACCCATGGGGTGATTCATCGTTTGGTGGCGGAAGTGCTGGATGAACTGGAAATAAGGGACAAAACTATCGGGGTAGCTTCGGTAGGTTGCTCGGTTTTCGCCTACAACTATTTCAATACCGATTTCGCGCAAGCTCCGCATGGGCGCGCTCCGGCAATGGCAACGGGCATTAAAAGAGTGCATCCCGATAGTGTAGTTTTTACCTATCAAGGCGATGGCGATCTTGCTTCTATCGGCATAGCTGAAATTATTCATGCGGCGGCACGGGGCGAGAATATCACCGTTATATTCGTCAACAACGCGGTGTATGGCATGACGGGCGGGCAAATGGCTCCTACTACTCTGCCGGGTATGCGTACTACCTCCTCTACTTTGGGTAGGAATGTGGCAACGATGGGCTATCCTTTGCGGGTTTCGGAATTGCTGGCAAATCTGGAGGGCGTTAGTTATGTGGTGCGCCGTTCGGTGCATGACCCTGGCAACATCAACAAGACCAAAAAGGCGATTAAGACCGCTTTCAAGGCGCAGTTGATGGGTAAAGGGCTGGCGTTGGTAGAAATTCTTTCGTCATGCCCGGTGAACTGGGGTATTGAACCGCCCGATGCTCTTAAGTTTATCAAAGAAAAAATGATACCCTATTTCCCGCTCGGCGATTTCAAGGTAGCTGACGAGTTAAAGGCGCTGGAGTAA